The stretch of DNA ACAGTCGTCCGATCATCCTTCCGTCAAAGACTATTCCGAGTAGACATCTAATGTCAACTGATCTTTCCCGACGACGGTCATTTTCCTATCATTTAAAGCATTCAACTTTTCCTTCCCGGTGGCCGCACGGATGCATCTGCGCTTTGTTGAAAAAGAGAAGACTGacggatgggaatttttcagctCGATCGCCCGTTCATTGCAAACAAATCTACCTACGTTTTGACACGTCTATTTTGATACTTCCGCTGTTATGTCAATATTCTATCTTGAACAATAAACACCATTTACTGCTCATCGTACAACGAGGCTATGATCTCACAATACCGATATTCTATTCTTGGATACGAAATGGTTAGTGGTCAAAAGGCACTAGAAAATGAATATACTTAAAAAATATGACTCATTTGCAGCAACGACGTTGTCGTCAAACAAGTCGACGGACATTCGACCTACGGGGGGGGGGCGGTTGCCACGCGCACGCTCGGTAGCGCTTTGGGCAGCGATTCAACGGGGAGCGAAAAATCGACATTTCACCAGAACACCCTGGCTTTTAATCTTCTCTGTGCTTAGATGAGATGCCATCTACCGTATTAGCcccaatataagacggccctgattatcagacgacctcctctttttcaagtctcaagtttgaaaagaaaaaaaaatttttttgaacaccaaattgttttatacagaaaataattacagtacatctgaaacaaatgattataaaaatatatttgagaaaaaatgttatttagcctcattcaaatcttaatatctgaacatttaaatatgtcaactaaaatgcaatcacattcgtaaatgaatggcttctggtttttaaaatgtaaaccaatctattttgataaaacaacaaaattgcaataaccatcaaagtgagttctaactgtaactgtagtcttgaaacaaatctgaataaggaaaaacatttcaataatgcaaactggttaaacttgagagtagctgagatctttcatgacagaacatcgcttggatgatatctggcgccatcgagcgtcgtgaatgggtataatgtctagactgcgaatatcagacaaccccctcttttccagtcttatttcaatgcaaaaaacactgtctactACGGTATTTATTCTCCTTCTTTGCAAAAGACAATTACAAATACATatctgacgtttgcttgtttttgTGGCCGCGCCCCTGCGAGTATATTCGGAGATGGTCAAAAATTGGGAGTcgacttgacttttttttttttctttattgacaCTGCATGATGAGTACATAAGCAACAGTGTTttagaaagtttttattttgttgcactgcagagGCAATGAGAATATAGCAAATCTAACACGTGTAGCTAATGTCAAGACAGAAACAATTGTACAACATTTAAATTCAATACTTCACCTAATATTTGATTTTCCTCTGGGGTCACCAATACTACTAGTTCATTGAGATATATGAAGAACTACGagctaaaaataaaaacacgtgATAAGCGCACACAAGCTTAAaatggagaagaagaaaaaaaaaaggatgcttGGTAGGTTAAATGAAGAGTTAAATGTGCTTCTATATTTCACTGGAATACACTCAAAGTTTCTAGAGTAGGAAAAGTCAAAATGGCTCACTGTTGTCATTATAATAATCATCCCAATTGTTTCTATATTGATGGACCCAAAGATGGCCAGAAATCATTTGGAATGAGTTCAATGATGAACTATTGTAGCGATACACCAAAGTAAAGATTGATTTCATTTGGACCCCGCCCGACAGACAGAAGGCAAACGCACCATTGGATTGGCCATACGAACCCAACCTAAAATCATAAAAAGATGCAAGTAGGGAGCCACTGATTAAAGGGAACCAATTTCAAGTATTGAAAAGCACTTGCGTGAAGTCGATACTGTCGCTAAAGACTAAAAGCTATCTgttcgtccgtccgtccgtccgcccGCCCGCCCTGGATGTTTTGAGAAAAACTTCAATTATAATTGTTAAGTTTGTAGATGGACAGCGAGCGAGCCGACGGGTCGGTGGCTTTGATCCACCGCGGCATCCAGAAATGGGGGAGTAACTCGGCGTGCCCGGGATAGTGCTTTTCAAACACCTGTCGGAAGTAGTAGGCCTCTTTGGTGAAGGGAGCGTTGTGAGGAAACGTCCCCGGCGCGTTGGCCATCTGATCGTCGGTGACCTGTCGAAAGACCGGACGAAAAGGGCACGGTTGAACGGAACGGCCGGCGTTATCCGCCGCGGCGGAACAGGGCCCGAGAAACCGTCGAAAACCGGACGAAAGTTACGCCGTGAGATTAAAGTCGCGTTATTACGCGCGGCCCGATTAGCCGCGACGTTCAAATCCACGATATCGAGAGCGTACGATGTTTTAGAATGGCTTTCACAAATAAGGACATCTTTTGACCTTTGGTGACATCCGATCGGCGTCGTGCGAGGTAGAGCTCTCACAATTAGAGCCGCCGTGCCGCGCTGGCAAAAATCTAATATTTGGGATAAAGAAACTTTCTTCTGGACAAATCCGTTGAAAAATGTACACTGTGGAAAAACAAcagatttcccccccccccccctcacaaAGCTACCCGAGTAAATGGAATTAAAAGTACAAGAGGCTCGGACATCGATGCGGCGGGGGGGATTTGGCACCGAACGTTCGGATCGGACGGATAAAACCGTCTTTGAGTCGGTCGAAACGGTACGACGGCGGTGAGCGGACGACACGTACCAGAGACCCGATGTGCTCCTCCAGGAAGATGTACCAGGACTTGTTAAGAGACATGACGCCGTCGCTAAAGGCTTCCTTCCTCCTCCAGAGGATTTCATCGGGGATCAATTTGGAATCTCTGAACGAGTCCCTCAAAAGGTATTTCTCCATGCCGTGCTGCGGACCAATTTCCGAGACGTCACCTGGGAAAGTTATCGAAGGGGCGGCGGGGGCCACTCACCCTGGGATTTCTCATCTCCTCGGGCAGGGACAGGTAGTACGCAGTCAGTCTGTGGTCCAGGAAGGGTACGCGGAGTTCCAAACTAAAATGCGGGGGAATCGGGGTTTTCAACGCTCGCCGAGAGGCCAGGGGTATCAGAGTCCGGTCCCGGCTCGTTTTCCCGCATCTCTTCCGACACGGCCGACTCAAATAATCGAGCTCCAGCCGACCATTTGATTCGGGTGCGTTAAAGGAGAGAAAAGGAGCTCTCCGGGACCGGACTCGGGACAGGCGAAGGTAGCCGCCAGTTACCCGTATGCAGAAGTGGTGCGATCGGCGCGCAGATTATCAAACAGGTAGAGTTCTTTCAGCAGTCGAACGCTCTCGTCCGCTCCCGCTTTGGCGCTCGGGGCCTAAACAAAACACACGGTGGTGAAATCCGAGCATATTTGACTTGATTGTACTAAAAACATATTGACTTCAACGTGAGTACGGTCAATATTTGATGCTTGCTGAGAAAACATCTCCGTTCTGTCATGATTGTTGACTTAACCACTCTTCCGTCACCCGTCGTTAACACGAGCGGGAACATTCTCTTCTCGGGATAAACATTGCTAACGTAGCGGAATTAGCGGCCGCCGGCGTTTACTTCGTAAAAGGGCGTACGACGGTTACGGCATCTGATCCGCTGTCCGTTTGGTCACGTTCGGCCATTTCTAAGTGGCACGGAAATGCAAATGGCCTTCATCAACACAAAAGACCTGGACACGGTACCCGTCGGGAGCAGAACATTCAATGGCTTAAAATCTCTTTTGATGTGGTATACTAAAGTACCATTGACCTTGGAGTGGCACAAACCCGCACGGGTCCAGATTGGCTGCCTGCCTATGAAATGCAACCCCAAAATACTCCTATTGATTCATCTTTACTCAGTGGTTGCCCACCAATGGCAGGGCACATCTTGCCAAATGCCTCTGAGAATCGGGAGCATGTGCCTGTTTTTGGGAAAGGGAAAAAAGCCACGCGAGCGCATGCCAACTCGCGCTACCCCATTTCTTTTATATAACGGCGGCAGCGCACAAAAGAAATGTAAAGGTCGAAAACGGTGGTACTTACCTTGTGGAAGTAAATGTAGCCCTGCGTGAGCTCATCCGAACCTTCTCCGGAGAAGATCACCACACTATCCGTCTTCTCACGGATGTATTTGGAAACCAAGTACATTCCTACGgtcgagggaaaaaaaagggttACAGAGCTCATCTCATCATGTTTGAAAGGTAAGGCCGGTCCAGCCCTCATCTATTGCGCCAGACCAATTGAAGCGTAGGAGCTAAAATTGTCACCGAGATGGATTCCggcaatggaaagacaagagatCTGGCCATTTGGTCACGACCAGAGAAATGATTTGGATTTCCTTTGAATTCGGGACGAGATCCGTTTTGTCAAGTAAGATGCCACGGAGGTGTGTCAACTCGGGACTTTTAGAGCTGGCGGCAATTGCGCACCGCCGCTCAAACCGGGAAGGCCGTCCAACAGAGAAATGTTTGAAATGGACGcgacgggggggggggctcatcCGTCTCTGGCGCCGTTTCGCGGCTTTTCCCCTTACCTACGGAGGCACGTATGGTGGTGATGTCATAGGTCTCCAGGCACACGATGACTTTTTCCACGGCCCGAATGCCTTCTTCCGCAGTGAACTTGACCTCGTGGTGTTCGCTGCCGATGTAAGTGGCCACCTTGGACACAAAAGACTCAGACTTGCCATTTTTACCGTCGGCATTTGCGGCTTACCTTACGAGCGGCTAAAATGTCAGGGCTGTCTTCTGTCCCAATGGCAAATGTTTGGATAGGATATTTTAGCCCTGCTTCTTtagccagtttcaccaatgtggCGGCAACCAAACTTGAATCCagaccccctgaacaatacagaGTACATACGGTGgggagaaacaaaacaaaaaaagagctcTCCTGCTGGTGGGTGGAGATTTCTTGGATTCACTCCAAATATCCCCAAAACAATACTAAGAAATATGTGTGACAGAATCAACTACTGTCATGCCACTTGTTTGTCGTTTTATATACGTGAACCTGAGGCTCCCTGTTCTGATGATCTTGTCCTGCCTATTATTAGGTGACTCTCTAGTGACGAGCACTtttcttcaaaacaatgtaccgaatgggaaaaaaatggatcaTGATTCTGAGGGACTCCGCCAATAAAATGTGTCATGCAGCTCTTTGGGTTAAGCGTCACGAGGGGGCGACAAAACGGGATGGATAAAGCAGGGCAATCGGCGCACATGTTGGCAAATTGAGACCGCGAGCGGAGGAACGTGGCGGGATCCGGCCACAAATTGTCCATCACCACCAAATGGGATTGGAAAAAGCAACGGAAGGAGGAGTGCCTGTCCCGTCTTTGTGGAATTTTAGACATAACGGAAGGCAGGCCGGCTCCTTCAAACCGGTCGAAGGTCGGTCGGTCCGGCCTCGACCGCACAAACGCTCGTCTCCGGCTTCACCTGGAGAGAGTGCTCGGAGCCAGCTATTTTGCCACCGAAAGAAGCCGCTTTCGGGAAGAAACGTCCCTCAAAGATGACGTACCGTAGGCTCCGTTTAGCGGAAGGGTTTTCATCACCGGCATCTGCCTGTGACAACGATGACTGACTGCGTGAAGCGCTCGCGGCTCGGAATCTACGTGACCCCATTTTTATCGCGGCCCCGGGTCGAGCGAGGTTTAAAACGGCCCGCCTCGACGCGCTCCCGAGATGGCGTAGCACTAGTCTGTATCTGAACAGCTGATTTGTAGCTTCATTTGTCAACTACAATGGTCGACGCCTCGGTCCATCCGCTGAAAAAGCGCTCTTACTCGGAAGGTTAGACTGCATTGGCCGGTACTTTGTATCCATTTGATACGGGTAGACGTTTTGCCACAATAGGGAAGGGTCACGACGTACCTGAGAGAAGACAACCGATCCTCCTGTTGGCCATGAGACGTTTCCGAACGGCATTCTCAAACAGCGTCCTGATGTTCCCCTTCACGACGTTTTCGTCAAAGCCTAAGAAAGGCGGACATTTGACAGACGGCGCCGTCGAGCGCACCGACGACTCGGTCGTTCTTACTCGTCGGCAGTCTCCCCGCGGTGTCGTAGACGGCGTGAGCGGGCGCGTCGGTGCATTGGTGGAAGGGCTCAAATTGAACGGATTTCACTTTGCCGTCCGTCTTCAATTCAAAGACTTGAAAATGGCTCGGGAGAAAGGGGACGACTTTAGCACGCGTGTCCAGGGCGCGGACGACGTTCATAAGACCTGGAAGAAAATCCATCATCACGGCTCGTGACGTGCGCCTCTCTCCGACGGTTCAGTGCAAATGCAAGCGAAGCACTACCAGATTTTGGAAGGAATCAAAAATCGCCGACCTTAGTTTTCAGACTATGAAGCGCACTTGAAAGACTTTAGTTTTCTTTGTAATCCGGTGAGCTGTTGCGGATGCGATGTATTTTGTCTGCTCTGGTAAAGTGCTCAAGAAACGCAAGAATAAAACAATAACTGCAAtgtaaaaatactgtatattgataCACTATTGCGCCATATGATCAGGTGCATCTTCTGTATGAAAAAACAAAGTCCTTCACGGATGACACGccggccttatagtccgaaaaatacaatcGTTTTTTCCTTCTGGAGCCAAAGGCCCTTCTCAATAAATCAAATCATCTTGCTAAATGATGTTTTCTTGACATAACACGCATTTGCCGGCGGCAACGGGCAAATCTTTTTTCAGGTCGGGTACGCCAACGAGGCGCATTTCGACTCCGTTTCGGCGTACGTACGCCAACGAGGTGCATTTCGACTCCGTTTCGGCGTACGTACGCCAACGAGGCGCATTTCGACTCCGTTTCGGCGTACGTACGCCAACGAGGCGCATTTCGACTCCGTTTCGGCGTACGTACGCCTTCCGTTACCTTTGGCCTCGGAGCTGACGCCCAGTAATCCGTCGTCGGTAAGGAGTCTAAACAAAGGGCGGACGCCGTACGTGTCCCTTCCGAGGCAGACTTTGCTTTCGCGGGTGTCCAAAAGAACAAAAGCGAAAGTGCCGTCCAGCAGAGCCGCCGCCTTTTCCACGCCGAAGCGATCGTACAAGTGGAGCAAAATCTCACCGTCCACTTCGGTTTGGCAGTCGAAGCCAAACTGCTTCTTTAGCTGTGGGAGAAGGTAGAAGAACAAAGTCGGGTGTAGATTTTCTTTCTCTAACAGCGGAGATACCGAAAGGCGACATCTCGGCACCATTTCGACGGCGGTCGTTCGTCATAAAATGCGGTCGAGTCGAAGACGGTATCATCGTAAAACGTTGCTGtggcacaataaaaaaaaaaaaccaaaacattctTACTGTGAGGTGGTTGTAAATCTCTCCGTTGTAGCACAGCCATAAAAAAGGGAATTTCTTGACACGCAAAGGCTGCATGCCGTGCAACTGATCCAGAATAGCCAGACGGTGGAAGCCCAAGCAGCAGTTGGCCAAGCCGTGGATATTCTCGAAGCGGAAGGCGTCCGGGCCCCGGTGAGCGATCTTCACGGCGTTGGCGCACTGGGACGACAAGCACTCGTCGCTGCCGAACATAGCCCAGATACCGCACATCTCGGATCTGCGGTATACGGTAGTGAGACACGTCAAAAACAAATGACGAAACGCCACGGAATCAAATGATTCCATTgggatttgaatttttttccctccacctcACAGCTCTGGGCGTTCGACCGCACCGGTACGATTTCTCCAAAGTAAATACATCAATCCCAATGTCAGAACTTGGTGAAAATCACGAAAACGCTCCATTGTTGACAATCTGAATGAATTCGACTCAAAATGTACGTACGGTACAGGTACAAGGTTTGGAGTGGAGGGGACACACCTTATTCAATGCAACCCAAATGAAGGTCCACTCTTAATTATCCCTGTGAAGTcaaaaccattttaggtgactccctcttgaaatgatgcatattttttaaagttattttgtctttttttttgccaagtgcatCATTTCAcacgtgttcattcatagtttaatTACCTtcggtgagaatttacaatgtaaatagtcatgaaatgaaagagaaaggcacaaatgtccaaacttttggcccgtATCGTACGTGGTGAACGAGGACCCTTGAATTCTGAGACATCTGGAGAAAGAGCGGGGTAAAGCAACTCCAGACACTTTGGTTGTGCAACCAAACGAGAGAACAATAgcatcctttttttccccacccctCCAACCCCATGCTAATTTTGTTTTCTGTCGTagcaggaaaaaaagcaatGCCATATTGTCATACGCTAATGGAGGTATTATTCCCCCAGCAATGCAAATATTGACCAAATGTATTGGCAGGAGCTTATaacccaaaaaacaaacaagacaCTAATGTAATCTAGTCCTAAAGGCAAGAAGGATTGTTGAAATTTTGCTGGCTGCCAGCAgggaggccttttttttttttttttttaaaaagggcatAGGGATTTCGTTACTTCCAGTC from Corythoichthys intestinalis isolate RoL2023-P3 chromosome 22, ASM3026506v1, whole genome shotgun sequence encodes:
- the asns gene encoding asparagine synthetase [glutamine-hydrolyzing] isoform X2; translated protein: MCGIWAMFGSDECLSSQCANAVKIAHRGPDAFRFENIHGLANCCLGFHRLAILDQLHGMQPLRVKKFPFLWLCYNGEIYNHLTLKKQFGFDCQTEVDGEILLHLYDRFGVEKAAALLDGTFAFVLLDTRESKVCLGRDTYGVRPLFRLLTDDGLLGVSSEAKGLMNVVRALDTRAKVVPFLPSHFQVFELKTDGKVKSVQFEPFHQCTDAPAHAVYDTAGRLPTSFDENVVKGNIRTLFENAVRKRLMANRRIGCLLSGGLDSSLVAATLVKLAKEAGLKYPIQTFAIGTEDSPDILAARKVATYIGSEHHEVKFTAEEGIRAVEKVIVCLETYDITTIRASVGMYLVSKYIREKTDSVVIFSGEGSDELTQGYIYFHKAPSAKAGADESVRLLKELYLFDNLRADRTTSAYGLELRVPFLDHRLTAYYLSLPEEMRNPRHGMEKYLLRDSFRDSKLIPDEILWRRKEAFSDGVMSLNKSWYIFLEEHIGSLVTDDQMANAPGTFPHNAPFTKEAYYFRQVFEKHYPGHAELLPHFWMPRWIKATDPSARSLSIYKLNNYN
- the asns gene encoding asparagine synthetase [glutamine-hydrolyzing] isoform X1, with the translated sequence MESFDSVAFRHLFLTCLTTVYRRSEMCGIWAMFGSDECLSSQCANAVKIAHRGPDAFRFENIHGLANCCLGFHRLAILDQLHGMQPLRVKKFPFLWLCYNGEIYNHLTLKKQFGFDCQTEVDGEILLHLYDRFGVEKAAALLDGTFAFVLLDTRESKVCLGRDTYGVRPLFRLLTDDGLLGVSSEAKGLMNVVRALDTRAKVVPFLPSHFQVFELKTDGKVKSVQFEPFHQCTDAPAHAVYDTAGRLPTSFDENVVKGNIRTLFENAVRKRLMANRRIGCLLSGGLDSSLVAATLVKLAKEAGLKYPIQTFAIGTEDSPDILAARKVATYIGSEHHEVKFTAEEGIRAVEKVIVCLETYDITTIRASVGMYLVSKYIREKTDSVVIFSGEGSDELTQGYIYFHKAPSAKAGADESVRLLKELYLFDNLRADRTTSAYGLELRVPFLDHRLTAYYLSLPEEMRNPRHGMEKYLLRDSFRDSKLIPDEILWRRKEAFSDGVMSLNKSWYIFLEEHIGSLVTDDQMANAPGTFPHNAPFTKEAYYFRQVFEKHYPGHAELLPHFWMPRWIKATDPSARSLSIYKLNNYN
- the asns gene encoding asparagine synthetase [glutamine-hydrolyzing] isoform X4, which produces MESFDSVAFRHLFLTCLTTVYRRSEMCGIWAMFGSDECLSSQCANAVKIAHRGPDAFRFENIHGLANCCLGFHRLAILDQLHGMQPLRVKKFPFLWLCYNGEIYNHLTLKKQFGFDCQTEVDGEILLHLYDRFGVEKAAALLDGTFAFVLLDTRESKVCLGRDTYGVRPLFRLLTDDGLLGVSSEAKGLMNVVRALDTRAKVVPFLPSHFQVFELKTDGKVKSVQFEPFHQCTDAPAHAVYDTAGRLPTSFDENVVKGNIRTLFENAVRKRLMANRRIGCLLSGGLDSSLVAATLVKLAKEAGLKYPIQTFAIGTEDSPDILAARKVATYIGSEHHEVKFTAEEGIRAVEKVIVCLETYDITTIRASVGMYLVSKYIREKTDSVVIFSGEGSDELTQGYIYFHKVTDDQMANAPGTFPHNAPFTKEAYYFRQVFEKHYPGHAELLPHFWMPRWIKATDPSARSLSIYKLNNYN
- the asns gene encoding asparagine synthetase [glutamine-hydrolyzing] isoform X3; protein product: MESFDSVAFRHLFLTCLTTVYRRSEMCGIWAMFGSDECLSSQCANAVKIAHRGPDAFRFENIHGLANCCLGFHRLAILDQLHGMQPLRVKKFPFLWLCYNGEIYNHLTLKKQFGFDCQTEVDGEILLHLYDRFGVEKAAALLDGTFAFVLLDTRESKVCLGRDTYGVRPLFRLLTDDGLLGVSSEAKGGLDSSLVAATLVKLAKEAGLKYPIQTFAIGTEDSPDILAARKVATYIGSEHHEVKFTAEEGIRAVEKVIVCLETYDITTIRASVGMYLVSKYIREKTDSVVIFSGEGSDELTQGYIYFHKAPSAKAGADESVRLLKELYLFDNLRADRTTSAYGLELRVPFLDHRLTAYYLSLPEEMRNPRHGMEKYLLRDSFRDSKLIPDEILWRRKEAFSDGVMSLNKSWYIFLEEHIGSLVTDDQMANAPGTFPHNAPFTKEAYYFRQVFEKHYPGHAELLPHFWMPRWIKATDPSARSLSIYKLNNYN